One Flavobacterium sp. 90 DNA segment encodes these proteins:
- the rplF gene encoding 50S ribosomal protein L6 codes for MSRIGKSPIVIAAGVTVEVKDGIITVKGKKGQLTQEFSDITVKVEGDQVLLERSSDHKDQRAKHGLYRSLINNMIVGVSEGFTKELELVGVGYRASNQGQKLDLALGYSHNIVLEIAPEVALETISEKGKNPIVKLTSFDKQLLGQVAAKIRGFRKPEPYKGKGVKFVGEVLRRKAGKSA; via the coding sequence ATGTCAAGAATAGGTAAAAGCCCAATTGTAATTGCTGCTGGAGTAACTGTAGAAGTTAAAGACGGTATCATTACGGTAAAAGGAAAAAAAGGTCAACTAACTCAGGAGTTTTCGGACATTACTGTAAAAGTTGAAGGCGATCAAGTTTTATTAGAAAGATCGTCTGATCATAAAGACCAAAGAGCAAAACACGGACTATACAGATCATTAATCAATAATATGATAGTTGGTGTATCTGAAGGTTTTACAAAAGAACTTGAATTAGTTGGAGTTGGTTACAGAGCTTCAAACCAAGGTCAAAAGTTAGATTTAGCTCTTGGATATTCTCACAATATTGTTTTAGAAATTGCTCCAGAAGTAGCTTTAGAAACAATATCTGAAAAAGGTAAAAACCCTATCGTAAAATTAACATCATTTGATAAACAACTTTTAGGTCAAGTTGCTGCGAAAATCAGAGGTTTCCGTAAGCCAGAACCATACAAAGGAAAAGGTGTTAAATTTGTGGGTGAAGTATTAAGAAGAAAAGCAGGTAAATCAGCTTAA
- the rplR gene encoding 50S ribosomal protein L18 has product MSLTKSDRRQRIRFRIRKSISGTATNPRLSVFRSNKEIYAQLIDDVNGVTLLAASSREKEIGKGTNVEIAAAVGKLVAEKALKAGIDTITFDRGGYLYHGRIKSLAEGARAAGLKF; this is encoded by the coding sequence ATGTCATTAACAAAATCTGATAGAAGACAGAGAATTAGATTCAGAATTAGAAAATCGATTAGTGGTACTGCTACTAACCCAAGACTATCTGTATTTAGAAGTAACAAAGAAATTTACGCTCAACTTATTGACGATGTAAATGGAGTTACTTTATTAGCTGCATCTTCAAGAGAAAAAGAAATAGGAAAAGGTACTAACGTTGAAATCGCTGCTGCTGTTGGAAAACTTGTTGCAGAGAAAGCGTTAAAAGCTGGGATTGATACCATCACTTTTGATAGAGGTGGATATTTATATCACGGTCGTATTAAATCATTAGCAGAAGGCGCAAGAGCGGCTGGACTTAAATTCTAA
- the rpsE gene encoding 30S ribosomal protein S5, with product MMSKYKNVELVKPSGLELKDRLVSVNRVTKVTKGGRAFGFSAIVVVGDENGVVGHGLGKSKDVSEAIAKAVEDAKKNLVKIPLNGQSVPHEQKGKFGGARVFLIPASHGTGVIAGGAVRSVLESVGIHDVLSKSQGSSNPHNVVKATFDALLQMRSAHTVAKQRGVSLEKVFKG from the coding sequence ATTATGTCTAAATACAAAAATGTAGAATTGGTAAAACCAAGTGGTCTTGAACTTAAAGATCGTCTGGTAAGTGTTAATCGTGTTACTAAGGTTACAAAGGGTGGTAGAGCTTTTGGTTTTTCTGCTATTGTAGTTGTAGGTGATGAAAACGGAGTAGTTGGTCATGGATTAGGGAAATCTAAAGACGTTTCTGAAGCAATTGCGAAAGCAGTAGAAGATGCTAAGAAAAATTTAGTAAAAATTCCTTTGAATGGACAATCTGTTCCTCACGAACAAAAAGGTAAATTTGGTGGTGCACGTGTATTCTTAATTCCTGCTTCTCATGGTACAGGAGTTATTGCTGGTGGAGCTGTTCGTTCAGTTCTTGAATCAGTAGGTATTCACGATGTATTATCTAAATCTCAAGGATCATCAAATCCTCATAACGTGGTAAAAGCAACTTTTGATGCTTTATTGCAAATGAGAAGCGCTCATACTGTTGCAAAACAAAGAGGTGTTTCTTTAGAAAAAGTTTTTAAAGGTTAA
- the rpmD gene encoding 50S ribosomal protein L30, whose amino-acid sequence MAKLLVKQVRSKINCPLSQKRGLEALGLRKMGQVVEHDSNPAILGMINKVKHLVSVEEAK is encoded by the coding sequence ATGGCTAAATTATTAGTAAAACAAGTAAGAAGCAAAATCAACTGCCCTCTTTCTCAAAAAAGAGGTTTGGAAGCTTTAGGTCTACGTAAAATGGGACAAGTTGTAGAGCATGATTCAAATCCTGCAATCCTTGGGATGATAAACAAAGTTAAACACTTAGTTTCTGTCGAAGAAGCTAAATAA
- the rplO gene encoding 50S ribosomal protein L15 — MNLSNLQPAEGSTHNQNKRLGRGEGSGKGGTSARGHKGAKSRSGYSKKIGFEGGQMPLQRRVPKFGFTNINRKEYEGVNLDTLQLLVDNGVITDSVSMTDFVANRLATKNEIVKILGRGELKAKLKVTAHKFTATAKAAIEAAGGEAVTI, encoded by the coding sequence ATGAATTTAAGTAACTTACAACCAGCTGAAGGGTCAACGCACAATCAAAATAAAAGATTAGGTAGAGGAGAAGGTTCTGGAAAAGGTGGTACTTCTGCAAGAGGTCACAAAGGAGCAAAATCTCGTTCTGGTTATTCTAAAAAGATTGGTTTTGAAGGAGGGCAAATGCCGCTTCAAAGACGTGTACCTAAGTTTGGTTTCACAAACATCAATCGTAAAGAATACGAAGGTGTTAATTTAGATACGCTTCAATTATTAGTAGACAATGGTGTGATTACTGATTCTGTTTCTATGACAGATTTCGTAGCAAATCGTCTAGCTACCAAAAATGAAATCGTTAAGATTTTAGGTAGAGGAGAATTGAAAGCAAAATTAAAAGTAACTGCCCACAAATTTACTGCTACTGCAAAAGCTGCTATTGAAGCTGCTGGTGGAGAAGCTGTAACTATATAA
- the secY gene encoding preprotein translocase subunit SecY — translation MKKFIESISNVWKIEELKNRILITLGLLLVYRFGAHVTLPGIDATQLTGLAGQTKNGLGSILDMFTGGAFSKASVFALGIMPYISASIVVQLMGIAIPYLQKLQNDGESGRKKINQITRWLTIAITLVQGPTYIYNLYRTLPGSAFLLGFNSPEFLFSSVIILVTGTIFAMWLGEKITDKGIGNGISLLIMVGILARLPQAFMQEFSSRVTNNNGGPMLLVIEIIVWLLVIISCVLLTMAVRKIPVQYARRTTTGDYEQDLAGGNRQWIPLKLNASGVMPIIFAQAIMFIPAAVAGLSKSDTSQSIVGAFSNMFGFWYNFVFATLIIVFTFFYTAITVPTNKMADDLKRSGGFIPGVRPGAETSDFLDKVMSLITFPGSLFLALIAVFPAIVVSIMDVQQSWAMFFGGTSLIIMVGVAIDTIQQINSYLLNKHYDGLMKTGKNRKAVA, via the coding sequence ATGAAGAAATTTATTGAATCAATAAGTAATGTTTGGAAAATCGAAGAACTGAAAAATAGAATCTTAATTACATTAGGATTGCTTTTGGTATATCGTTTTGGTGCACACGTAACGCTACCTGGAATTGACGCAACTCAATTAACAGGTTTAGCGGGACAAACTAAAAATGGTTTAGGATCTATCCTAGACATGTTTACAGGAGGTGCTTTCTCTAAAGCTTCAGTTTTTGCTTTAGGTATTATGCCTTATATTTCTGCATCTATTGTTGTTCAGTTAATGGGAATTGCGATTCCTTATTTGCAAAAACTTCAAAACGATGGAGAGAGTGGTAGAAAAAAGATTAATCAAATCACTCGTTGGTTGACTATAGCTATTACACTGGTTCAAGGTCCAACTTATATCTATAATTTGTATAGAACATTGCCTGGAAGTGCATTCTTGTTAGGTTTTAATTCTCCTGAATTTTTGTTCTCTTCAGTTATTATCTTAGTTACAGGTACAATTTTTGCTATGTGGCTTGGAGAAAAAATTACAGATAAAGGTATTGGAAATGGAATTTCATTATTGATTATGGTTGGTATTTTGGCAAGATTACCTCAGGCATTCATGCAAGAGTTCTCTTCTAGAGTTACCAATAACAATGGTGGTCCAATGTTATTAGTTATTGAAATTATTGTGTGGTTATTGGTAATCATTTCTTGTGTATTGCTTACAATGGCAGTACGTAAAATTCCAGTTCAATACGCTCGTCGTACAACAACTGGAGATTACGAGCAAGATTTAGCTGGTGGTAATAGACAATGGATTCCTCTAAAGCTTAATGCTTCTGGAGTTATGCCAATCATTTTTGCTCAGGCAATTATGTTTATACCTGCAGCTGTAGCTGGATTGTCTAAATCAGATACATCACAATCTATCGTTGGTGCATTTAGTAATATGTTTGGTTTCTGGTATAATTTTGTATTTGCAACATTAATTATTGTATTTACATTTTTCTATACTGCAATCACTGTACCTACTAACAAAATGGCTGATGATTTGAAAAGAAGCGGTGGTTTTATTCCTGGAGTTCGTCCAGGTGCTGAAACTTCAGACTTCTTAGATAAAGTGATGTCTTTAATAACTTTCCCAGGATCTTTATTCCTTGCTTTGATTGCTGTGTTCCCAGCTATTGTTGTAAGTATTATGGATGTACAACAATCTTGGGCGATGTTTTTTGGAGGTACCTCATTAATAATTATGGTTGGAGTTGCAATAGATACTATTCAACAAATCAATTCATACTTGTTAAACAAACATTATGATGGTTTAATGAAGACTGGTAAAAATAGAAAAGCGGTAGCTTAA
- the infA gene encoding translation initiation factor IF-1 — translation MAKQSAIEQDGSIIEALSNAMFRVELENGHIVIAHISGKMRMHYIKLLPGDKVKLEMSPYDLSKARITYRY, via the coding sequence ATGGCAAAACAATCAGCAATAGAACAAGACGGATCAATCATTGAAGCATTATCAAATGCGATGTTCCGTGTGGAGTTAGAAAATGGACATATCGTAATTGCTCATATTTCTGGTAAAATGCGTATGCATTACATCAAATTATTACCTGGTGATAAAGTGAAACTAGAAATGAGTCCTTATGATTTGTCAAAAGCAAGAATTACTTATCGATATTAA
- the ykgO gene encoding type B 50S ribosomal protein L36, with protein sequence MKVRASVKKRSPECIIVRRKGRLYVINKKNPRFKQRQG encoded by the coding sequence ATGAAAGTTAGAGCATCAGTAAAAAAGAGAAGTCCCGAGTGCATCATTGTGCGTAGAAAAGGGAGATTGTACGTAATAAACAAAAAGAATCCTAGATTTAAACAAAGACAAGGATAA
- the rpsM gene encoding 30S ribosomal protein S13 — MARIAGVDIPKNKRGVIALTYIFGLGRSRAIEILEKAQVSQDKKVQDWNDDEIGAIRDAVSFYKIEGELRSEVSLNIKRLMDIGCYRGIRHRSGLPLRGQRTKNNSRTRKGKRKTVANKKKATK, encoded by the coding sequence ATGGCAAGAATAGCAGGGGTAGATATCCCAAAAAATAAAAGAGGTGTTATAGCACTTACCTATATCTTTGGATTAGGAAGAAGTAGAGCTATTGAGATTTTAGAAAAAGCTCAAGTTAGCCAAGATAAAAAAGTTCAAGATTGGAATGATGATGAGATCGGAGCGATTCGTGATGCAGTTTCATTTTACAAAATTGAAGGAGAATTACGTTCTGAAGTTTCTTTAAACATCAAACGTTTGATGGATATTGGTTGTTACAGAGGTATTCGTCATAGATCTGGTCTTCCTTTAAGAGGGCAAAGAACTAAAAACAACTCTAGAACAAGAAAAGGTAAAAGAAAAACTGTTGCTAACAAGAAAAAAGCAACTAAATAA
- the rpsK gene encoding 30S ribosomal protein S11 → MAKATAKKRKVIVESTGEAHISATFNNIIISLTNKKGEVISWSSAGKMGFRGSKKNTPYAAQMAAEDCSKVALEAGLKKVKVYVKGPGNGRESAIRSIHNGGIEVTEIIDVTPMPHNGCRPPKRRRV, encoded by the coding sequence ATGGCTAAAGCAACTGCAAAAAAACGTAAAGTTATCGTTGAATCAACGGGAGAAGCTCATATTTCTGCTACCTTCAATAACATCATTATTTCTTTGACAAACAAAAAAGGTGAAGTTATTTCTTGGTCTTCAGCTGGTAAAATGGGTTTTAGAGGTTCTAAAAAGAATACTCCATACGCAGCCCAAATGGCAGCAGAAGATTGTAGTAAAGTAGCTCTTGAGGCTGGACTTAAAAAAGTAAAAGTTTATGTAAAAGGACCAGGAAACGGACGTGAGTCTGCTATTCGTTCTATTCATAACGGTGGAATTGAAGTTACTGAGATTATCGACGTTACTCCAATGCCTCACAACGGATGTCGTCCTCCAAAAAGACGTAGAGTTTAA
- the rpsD gene encoding 30S ribosomal protein S4, which translates to MARYTGPKTRIARKFGEAIFGDDKSFEKRNYPPGQHGMAKKRGKKSEYAVQLMEKQKAKYSYGILEKQFRNLFKKASATKGVTGEVLLQLCEARLDNVVFRMGIAPSRRGARQLVSHRHVTVNGEVVNIASYHLKPGDKVAVREKSKSLEAIERSLSNSSHVYEWITWNNDLKEGTFVSVPARLQIPENIKEQLIVELYNK; encoded by the coding sequence ATGGCAAGATATACTGGTCCAAAAACTAGAATTGCTCGTAAATTTGGCGAAGCAATCTTCGGAGATGATAAATCTTTCGAAAAAAGAAATTACCCACCTGGACAACACGGGATGGCTAAAAAAAGAGGTAAAAAATCTGAGTATGCTGTTCAGTTAATGGAAAAGCAAAAAGCTAAATATTCTTACGGAATTTTAGAAAAACAATTCAGAAATTTATTCAAAAAAGCATCAGCTACTAAAGGTGTTACTGGTGAAGTTCTTTTACAATTATGCGAAGCAAGATTAGATAACGTTGTTTTTAGAATGGGTATTGCTCCTTCTAGAAGAGGTGCTAGACAATTAGTTTCTCACAGACACGTTACTGTAAATGGTGAGGTTGTAAATATCGCTTCTTACCACCTTAAACCTGGTGATAAAGTTGCAGTTCGTGAAAAATCTAAATCTTTAGAAGCTATCGAACGTTCTTTATCAAATTCAAGTCATGTTTATGAATGGATTACTTGGAATAATGATCTTAAAGAAGGAACTTTTGTTTCTGTACCTGCAAGACTTCAGATTCCAGAAAACATTAAAGAACAATTAATCGTAGAGTTGTACAACAAATAA
- a CDS encoding DNA-directed RNA polymerase subunit alpha, with translation MAIFNFQKPDKVIMIDSTDFEGKFEFRPLEPGYGLTVGNALRRVLLSALEGYAITSVRIEGVDHEFSTISGVVEDVTEIILNLKQVRFKRQIEDIDNEAVTISVSGKDQLTAGDFQKFISGFQVLNPDLVICNLDSKIKLNFDLTIEKGRGYVPAEENKKQNAAIGTIFTDSIFTPVKNVKYAIENFRVEQKTDYEKLVFEIKTDGSINPKDALTEAAKVLIHHFMLFSDERITLEADEIAQTESYDEESLHMRQLLKTKLVDMDLSVRALNCLKAAEVDTLGDLVSFNKNDLMKFRNFGKKSLTELDELVAVKNLTFGMDLAKYKLDKE, from the coding sequence ATGGCAATATTTAATTTTCAAAAGCCCGATAAAGTTATCATGATCGATTCAACCGATTTTGAAGGTAAATTCGAATTTAGACCTTTAGAACCTGGTTATGGATTGACAGTTGGTAATGCACTTAGAAGAGTTTTGCTTTCAGCATTAGAAGGTTATGCAATTACATCTGTTCGTATCGAAGGTGTAGATCATGAGTTTTCTACTATTTCAGGTGTTGTTGAAGATGTTACCGAAATTATCCTTAATCTAAAACAAGTTCGTTTCAAACGTCAAATTGAAGATATCGATAATGAAGCAGTTACAATTTCTGTTTCTGGTAAAGATCAACTAACAGCAGGTGATTTTCAAAAATTTATTTCAGGTTTCCAAGTTTTGAATCCAGACCTTGTTATCTGTAATTTAGATTCTAAAATCAAATTGAACTTCGATTTAACAATCGAAAAAGGTAGAGGATATGTTCCTGCTGAGGAGAACAAAAAACAGAACGCTGCAATTGGTACTATTTTTACAGATTCAATTTTTACTCCGGTAAAAAATGTAAAATATGCGATTGAAAACTTCCGTGTTGAGCAAAAAACAGATTACGAAAAATTAGTTTTTGAAATTAAAACTGATGGTTCTATTAATCCAAAAGATGCTCTTACTGAAGCTGCTAAAGTTTTAATTCACCACTTCATGTTATTTTCTGACGAAAGAATTACACTCGAGGCTGACGAAATTGCACAAACAGAATCGTATGATGAAGAGTCATTGCATATGAGACAATTGCTTAAAACTAAGCTTGTTGATATGGATTTATCTGTGAGAGCATTAAATTGCTTGAAAGCGGCTGAAGTTGATACACTTGGTGATTTAGTATCGTTCAATAAAAATGACCTAATGAAATTCCGTAATTTTGGTAAAAAATCTTTAACTGAGCTAGATGAACTTGTAGCTGTTAAAAATTTAACTTTCGGAATGGACTTAGCTAAATACAAATTAGATAAAGAATAA
- the rplQ gene encoding 50S ribosomal protein L17, with the protein MRHGKKFNHLSRQTGHRKAMLANMACSLIEHKRINTTVAKAKALKQFVEPLITKSKEDTTHNRRIVFAYLRSKYAVTDLFRDVAAKVGDRPGGYTRIIKVGNRLGDNADMAMIELVDFNELYNGGKKEVKKAKSRRGGKAKKAEETTPEAPAAESESTTEASE; encoded by the coding sequence ATGAGACACGGAAAAAAATTCAATCACTTAAGCAGACAGACTGGACATAGAAAAGCTATGTTAGCTAATATGGCTTGTTCTCTTATTGAGCACAAACGTATTAACACTACTGTTGCTAAGGCTAAAGCGCTTAAACAATTCGTTGAGCCTTTAATCACAAAATCAAAAGAAGATACTACTCATAATCGTCGTATCGTTTTTGCTTACTTACGTAGTAAATATGCGGTAACTGATTTATTCAGAGACGTAGCTGCTAAAGTTGGAGACCGTCCAGGTGGATACACTCGTATCATTAAAGTTGGAAATCGTTTGGGAGATAATGCTGATATGGCAATGATCGAACTAGTAGATTTCAATGAACTTTACAATGGAGGTAAAAAAGAAGTTAAAAAAGCAAAAAGCCGTCGTGGTGGTAAAGCAAAAAAAGCTGAGGAGACTACTCCAGAAGCTCCAGCTGCTGAGTCTGAATCGACTACTGAAGCTTCTGAATAA
- the carA gene encoding glutamine-hydrolyzing carbamoyl-phosphate synthase small subunit, whose amino-acid sequence MKYTTRQSAILLLSDGTIFHGKSIGISGKTFGEVCFNTGMTGYQEIFTDPSYFGQIMVATNAHIGNYGVNDLEIESDSIKIAGLVCKNFSFNYSREDASGSLEDYFTKQNLICISDVDTRALVSYIRDNGAMNAVVCTDGTSIEDLKKELANVPNMEGLELASKVSTTEPYFFGDENARYKVSALDLGIKKNILRNLAKRDCYIKVFPYNSTYKDLAQFNPDGYFLSNGPGDPDPLFGAIEVAKEILENDKPLFGICLGHQVIALANGVQTYKMFNGHRGINHPVKNILTGKGEITSQNHGFAVNKEQLDNHPELEITHLHLNDGTVAGMRMKNKNCFSVQYHPEASPGPHDSSYLFDQFVENIKEAVAKTI is encoded by the coding sequence ATGAAATACACTACACGACAAAGCGCCATTCTACTATTAAGCGACGGAACCATTTTTCATGGAAAATCTATCGGTATAAGTGGTAAAACATTTGGAGAGGTTTGTTTTAACACTGGAATGACTGGATACCAAGAGATTTTTACAGATCCATCTTACTTTGGGCAAATAATGGTAGCTACTAATGCTCACATTGGAAACTATGGTGTTAATGATTTGGAAATTGAATCTGATAGCATTAAAATTGCTGGTTTGGTTTGTAAAAACTTTAGTTTTAATTATTCAAGAGAAGATGCTTCCGGAAGTTTAGAAGATTATTTTACAAAGCAAAACTTAATTTGTATTTCAGATGTTGATACAAGAGCTTTGGTAAGTTACATTCGTGATAATGGAGCTATGAATGCTGTTGTTTGTACGGACGGAACTTCAATTGAAGATTTAAAAAAGGAATTGGCTAATGTGCCAAATATGGAAGGTTTGGAGTTGGCATCAAAAGTTTCAACTACTGAGCCTTATTTTTTTGGTGATGAAAATGCTAGGTATAAAGTATCTGCTTTGGATCTTGGGATAAAAAAGAACATCTTAAGAAATTTGGCAAAAAGAGATTGTTATATTAAAGTGTTTCCTTATAACTCAACTTATAAAGATTTAGCACAGTTTAATCCAGATGGATATTTCTTGTCTAATGGACCTGGAGATCCAGATCCTCTTTTTGGAGCTATTGAAGTTGCAAAAGAAATTTTAGAAAATGATAAGCCGTTATTCGGAATTTGTTTGGGACACCAAGTAATTGCTCTTGCAAATGGAGTTCAAACTTATAAAATGTTCAATGGACACAGAGGGATAAATCATCCGGTTAAAAATATATTAACTGGTAAAGGTGAAATTACCTCTCAAAATCATGGATTTGCTGTTAACAAAGAGCAACTTGATAATCATCCGGAATTGGAGATAACACATTTGCATTTAAATGACGGAACTGTTGCAGGAATGCGTATGAAAAACAAAAATTGTTTTTCAGTACAATACCATCCGGAAGCAAGTCCAGGACCACACGATTCATCTTATTTGTTTGATCAATTTGTGGAGAACATTAAAGAGGCTGTCGCTAAAACGATATAG
- the eno gene encoding phosphopyruvate hydratase, with translation MSIIIKVHARQIFDSRGNPTIEVDVVTENGVLGRAAVPSGASTGEHEAVELRDGGKAFLGKGVLNAVNNVNTVIAEELVGTSVFEQNTIDQLMIDLDGTPNKSKLGANAILGVSLAAAKAAANELGLPLYRYVGGVSANTLPVPMMNIINGGSHSDAPIAFQEFMIFPVKATSFSHAMQMGTEIFHSLKKVLHDRGLSTAVGDEGGFAPNLAGGTEDALDTIKLAVEKAGYTFGDEIVIALDCAASEFYVNGKYDYTKFEGETGKIRTSEEQADYLAELAAKYPIISIEDGMYEDDWNGWKYLTEKIGHKVQLVGDDLFVTNVERLSTGIEKGIANSILVKVNQIGTLTETIAAVNMAKNAGYTSVMSHRSGETEDNTIADLAVALNCGQIKTGSASRSDRMAKYNQLLRIEEELGSTAYFPGLNAFKIK, from the coding sequence ATGAGTATTATAATTAAAGTTCACGCAAGACAAATTTTTGATTCTAGAGGTAATCCTACTATTGAAGTTGATGTAGTAACTGAAAATGGAGTTTTAGGAAGAGCTGCAGTTCCATCTGGAGCTTCAACTGGAGAACATGAGGCTGTTGAATTACGTGACGGAGGAAAAGCGTTCTTAGGAAAAGGAGTTTTGAATGCAGTGAATAATGTAAATACTGTTATTGCTGAAGAATTAGTTGGAACTTCTGTTTTTGAACAAAACACAATTGATCAATTAATGATTGATTTAGACGGAACACCAAACAAATCTAAATTAGGAGCTAATGCTATTTTAGGAGTTTCTTTGGCTGCTGCAAAAGCTGCTGCAAATGAACTTGGATTACCATTATACAGATATGTTGGTGGAGTTTCTGCTAACACATTGCCTGTACCGATGATGAATATCATCAATGGTGGTTCTCACTCTGATGCGCCTATTGCATTTCAAGAGTTTATGATTTTTCCTGTAAAGGCAACTTCATTTTCACACGCTATGCAAATGGGAACTGAGATTTTTCACAGTTTGAAAAAAGTATTACATGACAGAGGTTTAAGTACTGCTGTAGGTGACGAAGGTGGTTTTGCACCAAACTTGGCTGGTGGTACTGAAGATGCTTTAGATACTATTAAATTAGCAGTTGAAAAAGCAGGATATACTTTTGGTGACGAAATCGTGATTGCTCTTGACTGTGCTGCTTCTGAATTTTATGTAAACGGTAAATACGATTATACTAAATTTGAAGGAGAAACTGGAAAAATCAGAACTTCTGAAGAGCAAGCTGATTATTTAGCGGAACTTGCTGCTAAATACCCAATTATTTCTATCGAAGATGGTATGTATGAAGATGACTGGAATGGTTGGAAATATTTAACTGAAAAAATTGGACACAAAGTACAATTAGTTGGTGATGATTTATTTGTTACTAATGTTGAGCGTTTGTCAACTGGAATTGAAAAAGGAATTGCTAATTCAATTTTAGTAAAAGTGAACCAAATTGGTACTTTAACTGAAACTATTGCAGCCGTAAACATGGCTAAAAATGCAGGATATACTTCGGTTATGTCTCACCGTTCTGGAGAGACAGAAGATAATACTATTGCGGATTTAGCTGTAGCTTTAAACTGTGGACAAATTAAGACAGGTTCTGCTTCTCGTTCTGATCGTATGGCAAAATACAATCAATTATTAAGAATTGAAGAGGAATTAGGAAGTACTGCTTATTTTCCTGGATTAAACGCTTTCAAGATTAAATAA
- a CDS encoding citrate synthase, which produces MSKIATLEVDGQKIELPVITGSENESAIDINKLRDLTGFITIDPGYKNSGSCKSEITFLDGELGILRYRGYSIEDLAEKANFLEVSYLLIFGELPTAKELEQFENGIKKHTLVNEEMKNIIDGFPKTAHPMGVLSALTSALTAFNPKAVNVENEKEMYEAICKTMGKFLVIATWTYRKSMGYPLNYYDNTQGYVENFMQLMFKLPTGPYSANPIIVDALDKLFILHADHEQNCSTSTVRMVGSSHAGLFASISAGVSALWGPLHGGANQAVLEMLEEINKDGGDTDKFLAKAKDKNDPFRLMGFGHRVYKNFDPRARIIKKAAKEVLETLGVDDPILEIAKKLESAALEDEYFKSRNLYPNVDFYSGIIYRALGIPTDMFTVMFAIGRLPGWIAQWKEMRENKEPIGRPRQIYTGHPLRDFKSNK; this is translated from the coding sequence ATGTCAAAAATAGCTACATTAGAAGTAGATGGTCAAAAAATTGAACTTCCGGTAATCACAGGAAGCGAAAATGAATCAGCTATCGATATTAACAAATTACGTGATTTAACTGGTTTTATTACAATTGACCCGGGATATAAGAATTCTGGATCTTGTAAAAGTGAAATCACCTTCTTAGACGGAGAATTAGGAATTTTACGTTATAGAGGATATTCAATTGAAGATTTGGCTGAAAAAGCAAACTTCTTAGAGGTGTCTTATCTTTTGATTTTTGGCGAATTGCCAACAGCGAAAGAATTGGAACAATTTGAGAATGGTATTAAAAAGCATACTTTGGTAAACGAAGAAATGAAAAATATCATTGATGGTTTTCCAAAGACAGCTCATCCAATGGGTGTTTTATCTGCTTTAACAAGTGCTTTAACAGCATTTAATCCAAAGGCAGTTAATGTTGAAAATGAAAAAGAAATGTACGAAGCCATTTGCAAAACAATGGGTAAATTTCTTGTAATTGCAACTTGGACTTATAGAAAATCTATGGGTTACCCATTAAATTATTATGACAATACACAAGGGTATGTAGAAAACTTTATGCAATTAATGTTTAAATTGCCTACAGGACCTTATTCAGCAAATCCAATTATTGTTGATGCATTAGATAAATTGTTTATTCTTCACGCAGATCATGAGCAAAACTGTTCTACATCTACAGTTAGAATGGTTGGTTCATCTCATGCAGGTTTATTTGCTTCAATTTCTGCAGGAGTTTCTGCCCTTTGGGGACCACTTCACGGAGGTGCAAATCAAGCAGTACTTGAAATGCTTGAAGAAATAAATAAAGATGGTGGAGATACCGATAAATTTTTGGCGAAAGCAAAAGATAAAAATGATCCTTTCCGTTTAATGGGATTTGGTCATAGAGTATATAAAAACTTTGATCCAAGAGCAAGAATCATTAAAAAAGCAGCTAAAGAAGTATTAGAAACGTTAGGTGTTGATGATCCTATTTTGGAAATTGCTAAAAAATTAGAATCAGCTGCATTAGAAGACGAGTACTTCAAATCAAGAAACTTATATCCAAATGTTGATTTTTACTCTGGTATTATCTACAGAGCACTTGGAATTCCAACAGATATGTTTACAGTAATGTTTGCTATTGGAAGATTACCAGGTTGGATCGCGCAATGGAAAGAAATGCGTGAAAACAAAGAACCAATTGGTAGACCAAGACAAATCTATACAGGACATCCCTTGAGAGACTTTAAGTCGAACAAATAA